In the genome of Bacteroidia bacterium, the window GGCAAAAACGGAAAGATTTTTATTCCTGAATTAGTTTATGAAGAAATCATTCGGACAGAAGATGACCTCTCAAAATGGTTGAAAGGGAGTAAAATTCCAATCAATAAAATTAGCGAACCAATTACAATTCACATTCGTAAAATTTTACAAAATTATCCGCTTTTAGTTGATAATACAAAAGCTCGTTCATTAGCTGACCCTTGGGTTATTGCTCACGCTTTACACGAAAACGCGACAATCGTTACTAAAGAAGAAAAGGTAACCGCTTTAAACTCGCAGAAAATAAAAATACCCAACGTTTGTGACAACATGAGAATTAGATGGATAAACGACTTCCAATTTATTGACGAGTTAGACATTAAATTCCAATGTTCCTTGACCTAACCAACGACAGAAAAGAAGAACGAACCGCCAACACTGGGCAAGCACCATAAACGATTTTGTGCTTCGAAAT includes:
- a CDS encoding DUF4411 family protein; its protein translation is MSTKANKYCLDANVLIQAWQKYYNPKFCPDYWKILTELGKNGKIFIPELVYEEIIRTEDDLSKWLKGSKIPINKISEPITIHIRKILQNYPLLVDNTKARSLADPWVIAHALHENATIVTKEEKVTALNSQKIKIPNVCDNMRIRWINDFQFIDELDIKFQCSLT